Proteins from a single region of Geothrix sp. PMB-07:
- a CDS encoding lipopolysaccharide assembly protein LapB, whose protein sequence is MRATHLPFAFTALVLCAQAPKPAAVVFNEAFFAGDRRTILEGCADKACSIKPKDARYLAECGRAYLAAMDRPRATEAFKEAESREAKDGQVLRLIAQAWLKHGYKSEALEGYEKIAARDPKNKEALTQAAVDLAEVGLVNESERYMGAVAALDKDGWERFLAFGRALLVAGQRKKAAVWFARAATLKPNEEKLFLEISRAFAETQSVM, encoded by the coding sequence ATGCGCGCCACCCATCTCCCCTTCGCTTTCACCGCCCTTGTCCTCTGTGCCCAGGCACCGAAACCTGCCGCCGTGGTGTTCAACGAGGCCTTCTTCGCCGGCGATCGCCGGACCATTCTCGAGGGCTGCGCCGACAAGGCCTGTTCCATCAAGCCGAAGGACGCCAGGTACCTCGCCGAATGCGGGCGGGCCTACCTCGCCGCCATGGACCGGCCCCGGGCCACGGAGGCCTTCAAGGAGGCGGAATCCCGCGAAGCCAAGGACGGGCAGGTGCTGCGCCTCATCGCCCAGGCCTGGTTGAAGCACGGCTACAAGAGCGAGGCGCTCGAAGGCTACGAGAAGATCGCTGCCCGGGATCCCAAGAACAAAGAAGCCCTTACTCAAGCCGCGGTGGACTTGGCGGAAGTGGGCCTGGTCAACGAATCCGAACGCTACATGGGTGCCGTCGCCGCGCTGGACAAGGATGGCTGGGAGCGTTTCCTGGCCTTTGGCCGGGCCCTGCTGGTGGCCGGACAGCGCAAAAAAGCCGCCGTCTGGTTCGCCCGGGCCGCGACCCTGAAACCCAACGAGGAAAAACTCTTCTTGGAAATCTCCCGCGCCTTCGCGGAAACCCAAAGCGTGATGTAG
- a CDS encoding tetratricopeptide repeat protein — protein MRRLALCLLALPLCSQALDEAAFKGDARKLAGSCADRARLLRPKDAKMLAEYGRAFLAAGEKAKAEDCFQLARIDKPKDADVHRLIAVAYLRANLRSEGLKAIADMQAADPKDKNAFTRAAVNLQDAGLTKEADGLMERAWILDPSDWQNCVAYGRSCLRKGHRDSAARWFARASQAKPQEERMWNAIALAYADHGAEPS, from the coding sequence ATGCGCCGCCTCGCCCTGTGCCTGCTGGCCCTGCCTTTGTGTTCTCAGGCACTGGACGAAGCCGCCTTCAAGGGCGATGCCCGCAAACTGGCGGGCAGCTGCGCGGACCGGGCGCGGTTGCTGCGGCCCAAGGACGCGAAGATGCTCGCGGAGTATGGCCGGGCCTTCCTGGCGGCGGGAGAGAAGGCCAAAGCGGAGGACTGCTTCCAGCTGGCCCGCATCGACAAACCCAAGGATGCCGACGTCCACCGCCTCATCGCCGTGGCCTACCTGCGGGCCAACCTTCGCAGCGAGGGGCTGAAGGCCATCGCCGACATGCAGGCCGCCGATCCCAAGGACAAGAACGCCTTCACCCGCGCCGCCGTCAACCTGCAGGATGCGGGCCTGACCAAGGAAGCCGACGGCCTCATGGAACGGGCCTGGATCCTCGATCCCTCGGATTGGCAGAACTGTGTGGCCTATGGCCGGAGCTGCCTGCGCAAAGGCCACCGCGACAGTGCCGCCAGGTGGTTCGCCCGCGCCAGCCAGGCCAAGCCCCAGGAGGAGCGCATGTGGAACGCCATCGCCCTCGCCTACGCCGATCACGGCGCCGAGCCGAGCTAG
- a CDS encoding lipopolysaccharide assembly protein LapB has product MRPILLCLALPLFGQDGTAAYFKGDPKAIMAQCADRARAMNLNDSRSLAELGRGYLLAGQREKAEASFKAAIQSDPKDGETHRLIAVAWLSAGLREEGFAALKTMQTADPKARNVFKHAAVNLLDAGFTEEAITLMDRAWALDVTDYHNGLDFAHAALRNRHWDLAAKWMERAHTLDPKDWHDHLDFARAALRLGQQDLACLYLERTVKARPKEARAWSEIMLLFAEMQNPSWGAHP; this is encoded by the coding sequence ATGCGACCGATTCTCCTCTGCCTCGCCCTGCCCCTGTTTGGGCAGGATGGTACTGCCGCCTACTTCAAGGGTGATCCCAAAGCCATCATGGCCCAGTGCGCGGACCGGGCCCGGGCCATGAACCTGAATGATTCCCGCAGCCTGGCGGAGTTGGGCCGGGGCTACCTCCTGGCCGGACAGCGGGAGAAGGCCGAGGCCAGCTTCAAGGCCGCGATCCAATCCGACCCCAAGGACGGGGAAACCCATCGGCTCATCGCCGTGGCATGGCTTTCCGCAGGCCTGCGCGAGGAGGGCTTCGCCGCCCTGAAGACCATGCAGACCGCCGATCCCAAGGCCCGGAACGTGTTCAAGCACGCCGCCGTCAATCTGCTGGATGCGGGCTTCACGGAAGAGGCGATCACCCTCATGGATCGCGCCTGGGCGCTGGATGTCACCGACTATCACAATGGGTTGGATTTCGCCCATGCGGCCCTGCGGAACCGCCATTGGGACCTCGCGGCCAAGTGGATGGAGCGGGCCCATACCCTGGATCCCAAGGACTGGCACGATCACCTCGATTTCGCACGGGCAGCCTTGCGCCTGGGCCAGCAGGATCTCGCCTGCCTCTACCTGGAGCGCACGGTGAAAGCCCGCCCCAAGGAGGCCCGCGCCTGGAGCGAAATCATGCTTCTATTCGCGGAAATGCAGAACCCCTCCTGGGGCGCCCATCCCTGA
- a CDS encoding acyl-CoA carboxylase subunit beta gives MSLDKKIQLLKAKHAQALAGGGEVRIQKQHEGGKLTARERVAAFLDEGSFEEMDALMVHRNWGVEKIPGDGVITGFGRVDGRPVAVFAQDFTVFGGSLSEAYAKKICKVMDLAMKVGCPVVGLNDSGGARIQEGVVSLGGYADIFLRNTLASGVIPQLSLIMGPCAGGAVYSPAITDFITMVKGTSYMFVTGPDVIKAVTHEEVTKEELGGAATHSAKSGVAHFVCPSDLAALAHARELLSYLPSNNLGEAPRRAPQRDMPLENPELDTIIPDDSSKPYDIRDIIKGVMDDGHFFEVHEAFAPNLVVGFARIDGRSVGIVANQPAYYAGVLDIASSEKGARFVRFCDAFNIPLITFEDVPGFLPGVTQEHGGIIRHGAKLLFAFCEATVPKITVITRKAYGGAYCVMASKHIRTDFNFAYPTAEIAVMGAEGAMNVLHGKSIAIAPDPAAKKAELIAEYNEKFANPYIAAEHGFVDEVILPRETRLKLIKALAFLETKRDTMPPKKHGNIPL, from the coding sequence ATGTCCCTCGACAAGAAAATCCAGCTGCTGAAGGCCAAACACGCCCAGGCCCTGGCCGGGGGTGGGGAAGTCCGAATCCAGAAGCAGCACGAGGGCGGCAAGCTGACGGCCCGGGAACGGGTGGCGGCTTTTCTGGATGAGGGCTCCTTCGAGGAGATGGACGCGCTGATGGTGCACCGCAACTGGGGCGTGGAGAAGATCCCGGGCGACGGCGTCATCACGGGCTTCGGCCGCGTGGATGGCCGCCCGGTGGCGGTCTTCGCCCAGGATTTCACCGTGTTCGGCGGCTCGCTCTCCGAGGCCTACGCCAAGAAGATCTGCAAGGTGATGGACCTCGCCATGAAGGTGGGCTGCCCCGTCGTGGGCCTCAACGACAGCGGTGGCGCCCGCATCCAAGAAGGCGTGGTGAGCCTCGGCGGCTACGCCGACATCTTCCTGCGCAACACCCTGGCCAGCGGCGTCATCCCCCAGCTCAGCCTCATCATGGGGCCGTGTGCTGGAGGAGCCGTCTACAGCCCCGCCATCACCGACTTCATCACCATGGTGAAGGGCACCAGCTATATGTTCGTGACCGGTCCGGATGTCATCAAGGCGGTCACCCACGAGGAGGTCACCAAAGAGGAGCTGGGCGGCGCCGCCACCCACAGCGCCAAGAGCGGCGTGGCCCACTTCGTCTGTCCCAGCGACCTCGCCGCCCTGGCCCACGCGCGGGAGCTGCTCTCCTACCTGCCCAGCAACAACCTGGGGGAGGCGCCCCGGCGCGCGCCCCAGCGCGACATGCCCCTGGAGAACCCCGAGCTCGACACCATCATTCCCGACGATTCGAGCAAGCCCTACGACATCCGCGACATCATCAAGGGCGTCATGGACGATGGGCACTTCTTCGAGGTACACGAGGCCTTCGCGCCCAACCTTGTCGTCGGCTTCGCCCGCATCGACGGGCGCAGCGTGGGCATCGTGGCCAACCAGCCCGCCTACTACGCAGGGGTGCTGGACATCGCCTCCAGCGAGAAGGGCGCCCGCTTCGTGCGCTTCTGCGACGCCTTCAATATCCCGCTCATCACCTTCGAGGATGTGCCGGGCTTCCTGCCGGGCGTCACCCAGGAGCACGGCGGCATCATCCGCCACGGCGCCAAGCTGCTCTTCGCCTTCTGCGAGGCCACGGTGCCCAAGATCACGGTCATCACCCGCAAGGCCTACGGCGGCGCCTACTGCGTGATGGCCAGCAAGCACATCCGCACGGACTTCAACTTCGCCTATCCCACCGCCGAGATCGCCGTCATGGGCGCCGAGGGGGCCATGAACGTGCTGCACGGAAAGTCCATCGCCATCGCCCCGGATCCCGCCGCGAAAAAGGCCGAGCTCATCGCCGAGTACAACGAGAAGTTCGCCAACCCCTACATCGCCGCCGAGCATGGCTTCGTGGACGAAGTCATCCTGCCCCGAGAGACGCGCCTGAAGCTCATCAAGGCCCTGGCGTTCCTCGAAACCAAGCGCGACACCATGCCGCCCAAGAAGCATGGGAACATCCCTTTGTAG
- a CDS encoding DUF4410 domain-containing protein — MSRVLTLILGSALCLAAQEPVKPETAPAPAVSTPVAPVTPAVAAEPAPNPAPKALAPKAALLDDGLLDPSWFGEGITFTKGDDVDYAWVKPGLDLTGRVLFMKPWEDPAMLRKGRDGKDNAKATELTDSFPGMLRGALTGAFNGRVKVSRTDGDLILVGRFVDANAGSKAAKWLNGLGAGSETATWDLKVVDTKTGELLLAVHHRSISGTAMSNIQDKLVKWADKFATFVATRAVK; from the coding sequence ATGTCACGCGTTCTGACCCTCATCCTGGGCTCTGCCCTTTGCCTCGCCGCGCAGGAGCCGGTCAAGCCAGAAACGGCCCCGGCCCCAGCGGTGTCCACACCCGTGGCGCCTGTGACGCCTGCCGTTGCAGCGGAACCAGCCCCCAATCCAGCGCCCAAAGCGCTCGCGCCGAAAGCCGCCCTCCTTGATGACGGCCTGTTGGATCCATCCTGGTTCGGAGAAGGCATCACCTTCACCAAGGGTGATGATGTGGACTACGCGTGGGTCAAACCCGGCCTGGATCTTACCGGTCGCGTGCTGTTCATGAAGCCCTGGGAAGACCCCGCCATGCTGCGGAAAGGCAGGGATGGCAAGGACAACGCCAAGGCCACCGAACTCACGGACAGCTTTCCGGGCATGCTCCGTGGCGCCTTGACCGGAGCGTTCAATGGCCGAGTCAAGGTGAGCCGGACAGACGGTGATCTAATCTTGGTGGGCCGCTTTGTGGATGCCAATGCCGGAAGCAAGGCGGCCAAGTGGCTCAACGGGCTGGGCGCCGGCAGCGAGACCGCCACCTGGGACCTCAAGGTCGTCGACACCAAGACCGGCGAGCTGTTGCTGGCGGTCCACCACCGGTCCATCAGCGGCACTGCCATGAGCAACATCCAGGACAAACTCGTGAAGTGGGCTGACAAGTTCGCCACCTTTGTGGCCACCCGGGCCGTGAAGTAA
- a CDS encoding aspartate ammonia-lyase — protein sequence MDAITTVLRRCEIFSGLSDTDLSLIARTAKQREVPAGTVLFNQGEPRLGTTVIVEGRVEISRDNGDGPEPVVILGPGDVAGEQSFLAVSTHTASGKALTAAVLIDLDREAVLQSLSTDGAAAIAVLSKVANVMHQRLLYSATPRTGREQAYASGRTRKESDLLGTLEVPEDALFGVQTLRAVHNFPITGTPTAHFPAMIRALAMVKQGAARANARLGLLEPPVADAIDRACQEIIDGHWHGHFPTDMVQGGAGTSTNMNANEVIANRALELLGHNRGEYAFCHPNDHVNLGQSTNDVYPTALRLSTIFMLKSLLEAMDRLKGALHAKGREFSDVIKMGRTQLQDAVPMTLGQEFEAYAVTTGEDILRLQETARLFLEVNMGGTAIGTGICADPRYPETVVEELRKVTGLDIVLAENLVEATPDTGAFVMFSGVVKRAAVKLSKLCNDLRLLSSGPRCGFGEINLPAMQPGSSIMPGKVNPVIPEVVNQVAFSVIGNDLTITLAAEAGQLQLNVMEPILAYSLATSLKTLTAAVNVLTTKCIVGITANRERCLDLVERSIGIVTAVMPAIGYKKATEVAKEALDTGVPVRELILRKGYLTPEDLDEALSLVAMTQPRAIR from the coding sequence ATGGATGCGATCACGACCGTTCTTCGCCGCTGTGAAATCTTTTCCGGGCTGTCCGACACGGATCTGAGCCTCATTGCGCGCACCGCGAAACAGAGGGAAGTGCCCGCGGGCACGGTTCTGTTCAACCAGGGCGAGCCCCGTCTGGGCACCACCGTCATCGTTGAGGGCCGGGTGGAAATCAGCCGCGACAACGGTGATGGCCCCGAACCCGTGGTGATCCTGGGCCCCGGAGATGTGGCGGGCGAACAGTCCTTCCTGGCCGTCAGCACCCACACGGCCTCCGGCAAGGCCCTCACCGCGGCTGTGCTCATCGACCTTGACCGCGAGGCCGTCCTGCAAAGCCTCAGCACCGATGGCGCCGCCGCCATCGCCGTGCTGAGCAAGGTCGCCAACGTCATGCACCAGCGCCTGCTCTACTCGGCCACGCCCCGCACGGGCCGCGAGCAGGCCTATGCCAGCGGCCGCACCCGCAAGGAATCCGACCTGCTCGGCACCCTGGAAGTGCCTGAGGATGCTCTGTTCGGCGTGCAAACCCTCCGCGCCGTCCACAACTTCCCCATCACCGGCACCCCCACCGCCCACTTCCCCGCCATGATCCGCGCCCTGGCCATGGTCAAACAGGGCGCCGCCCGGGCCAATGCCCGCCTCGGTCTGTTGGAACCACCGGTGGCCGACGCCATCGACCGCGCCTGCCAGGAGATCATCGACGGCCACTGGCACGGCCACTTCCCCACCGACATGGTGCAGGGCGGCGCAGGCACTTCCACCAACATGAACGCCAACGAGGTGATCGCCAACCGCGCCCTGGAGTTGTTGGGCCACAACCGCGGCGAGTACGCCTTCTGCCACCCCAATGACCACGTGAACCTGGGCCAGAGCACCAACGACGTCTATCCCACCGCCCTGCGCCTCAGCACCATCTTCATGCTGAAGAGCCTGCTGGAGGCCATGGATCGACTGAAGGGCGCCCTGCACGCCAAGGGCCGGGAATTCTCCGATGTCATCAAGATGGGTCGCACCCAGTTGCAGGACGCCGTACCCATGACCCTGGGCCAAGAGTTCGAGGCCTACGCTGTCACCACCGGCGAGGATATCCTCCGCCTGCAGGAAACCGCCCGCCTCTTCCTGGAAGTGAACATGGGCGGCACGGCCATCGGCACGGGCATCTGCGCCGATCCGCGCTACCCCGAAACGGTGGTGGAGGAGCTGCGCAAGGTGACCGGGCTGGACATCGTCCTCGCCGAGAACCTGGTGGAAGCCACGCCGGATACCGGCGCCTTTGTGATGTTCTCCGGCGTGGTTAAGCGTGCCGCCGTGAAGCTCAGCAAGCTCTGCAACGATCTCCGCCTGCTCAGCAGCGGCCCCCGCTGCGGCTTCGGCGAGATCAACCTGCCCGCCATGCAGCCCGGCAGCAGCATCATGCCCGGCAAGGTGAATCCCGTGATCCCCGAGGTGGTGAACCAGGTGGCCTTCTCGGTCATCGGCAACGACCTCACCATCACTTTGGCCGCCGAAGCCGGCCAGCTGCAGCTCAACGTCATGGAGCCCATCCTCGCCTACAGCTTGGCCACCAGCCTGAAGACGCTGACGGCCGCCGTGAACGTGCTCACCACCAAGTGCATCGTGGGCATCACCGCCAACCGCGAGCGCTGCCTCGACCTGGTGGAGCGCAGCATCGGCATCGTCACCGCCGTCATGCCTGCCATCGGCTACAAGAAGGCCACGGAAGTGGCGAAGGAAGCCCTGGACACCGGCGTGCCCGTGCGCGAACTCATCCTCCGCAAGGGCTACCTGACTCCTGAAGACCTGGACGAGGCCCTCAGCCTCGTGGCCATGACCCAGCCCCGGGCCATCCGGTAG
- a CDS encoding histidine triad nucleotide-binding protein, which produces MGFQGLLAQAPASKPPSACIFCKIVAGQAPSKKVYEDPYVLAFWDIQPRAKVHLLVIPKQHVASLKELDDLPVEARAALLSTCVKVAKDQGILDKGFRVITNAGKDANQSVFHLHFHVVGGEQLREDAITRDPEPKP; this is translated from the coding sequence CTGGGTTTCCAGGGCCTCCTTGCCCAGGCGCCAGCCTCCAAGCCCCCGAGCGCCTGCATTTTCTGCAAGATCGTGGCGGGCCAGGCCCCGTCCAAGAAAGTCTACGAAGATCCCTACGTCCTGGCCTTCTGGGACATCCAGCCCCGGGCGAAAGTTCATCTGCTGGTCATCCCCAAGCAGCATGTGGCCAGCCTGAAGGAACTGGATGACCTGCCGGTGGAGGCCCGCGCGGCCCTGCTGAGCACCTGCGTCAAAGTGGCCAAGGACCAGGGCATTCTCGACAAGGGCTTCCGGGTGATCACCAACGCAGGCAAGGATGCCAACCAGAGCGTGTTCCACCTCCACTTCCATGTGGTGGGCGGCGAACAGCTGCGGGAGGACGCCATCACCAGGGACCCCGAACCCAAGCCCTGA
- the fsa gene encoding fructose-6-phosphate aldolase, giving the protein MKFFIDTANIDEIKRINALGVLDGVTTNPSLIAKETGKPFETIIEEICQIVDGPISAEVIGLEAPGMIEEGKRLAKIHKNVVVKLPLIAEGLKACKALTAEGIRTNVTLCFSSTQALMAAKAGATYVSPFVGRLDDINLEGMDLIREICAIYENYAFDTQVLSASIRSPRHVTDSALAGAHVATIPTKVFDQMIKHPLTDKGIEGFLADWKKSGR; this is encoded by the coding sequence ATGAAGTTCTTTATCGACACCGCCAACATCGACGAGATCAAGCGCATCAACGCCCTGGGCGTGCTGGACGGCGTCACCACGAACCCCAGCCTCATCGCCAAGGAGACTGGCAAGCCCTTCGAGACCATCATCGAGGAGATCTGTCAGATCGTGGATGGCCCCATCAGCGCCGAGGTCATCGGCCTGGAAGCCCCGGGCATGATCGAGGAGGGCAAGCGCCTGGCCAAGATCCACAAGAATGTGGTCGTGAAGCTGCCCCTCATCGCCGAGGGCCTGAAGGCCTGCAAGGCGCTCACGGCCGAGGGCATCAGGACCAACGTCACCCTCTGCTTCAGCTCCACCCAGGCCCTCATGGCCGCCAAGGCCGGCGCCACCTACGTGAGCCCCTTCGTGGGCCGCCTGGACGACATCAACCTGGAAGGCATGGACCTCATCCGTGAGATCTGCGCCATCTACGAGAACTATGCCTTCGACACCCAGGTGCTCTCGGCCAGCATCCGCAGCCCCCGCCACGTCACCGACTCGGCCCTGGCCGGCGCCCATGTGGCCACCATCCCCACCAAGGTCTTCGATCAGATGATCAAGCACCCCCTGACCGACAAGGGCATCGAGGGCTTCCTGGCCGACTGGAAGAAGAGCGGCCGGTAG
- the thyX gene encoding FAD-dependent thymidylate synthase, with product MAHPEIKVLDKGFVRLIDHMGSDLSVVNAARVSFGKKKEAFEEGDAKLVEYLAEHEHTSPFRHTALTLHVKAPIFVFRQWMKHRIGSEFNEISGRYVEFPEDEFFVPAAFRQQAKVNKQGSEGEIAEANRGRALESYLESCRSSVAHYKELISLGVCREQARCVLPVALYSEVYWTVSLQAVAHFIRLRADGHAQWEIQQYAAAVREVVEPLYPVGLKALLASGKG from the coding sequence ATGGCGCACCCCGAGATCAAGGTTCTGGACAAAGGCTTCGTGCGCCTCATCGACCATATGGGCTCGGATTTGTCGGTGGTGAACGCGGCGCGGGTGTCCTTCGGCAAGAAGAAGGAGGCTTTCGAAGAGGGCGACGCCAAGCTGGTGGAATACCTGGCCGAGCATGAGCACACCTCGCCCTTCCGCCACACGGCCCTGACCCTGCACGTGAAGGCGCCGATCTTCGTGTTCCGGCAGTGGATGAAGCACCGCATCGGTTCCGAGTTCAACGAGATCTCGGGCCGCTACGTGGAATTCCCCGAGGATGAGTTCTTCGTGCCCGCCGCCTTCCGCCAGCAGGCCAAGGTGAACAAGCAGGGCAGCGAGGGCGAGATCGCCGAGGCGAACCGCGGCCGGGCCCTGGAGAGCTACCTGGAGAGTTGCCGCAGTTCCGTGGCCCACTACAAGGAACTGATCTCGCTGGGCGTATGCCGCGAACAGGCCCGCTGCGTGCTGCCAGTGGCGCTGTACTCCGAGGTCTACTGGACGGTCAGCCTCCAGGCCGTGGCGCACTTCATCCGCCTGCGGGCCGATGGCCACGCCCAATGGGAGATCCAGCAGTACGCCGCCGCCGTGCGCGAGGTGGTGGAACCCCTCTACCCCGTGGGCCTCAAAGCCCTGCTGGCCTCCGGCAAGGGATGA
- a CDS encoding aminotransferase class V-fold PLP-dependent enzyme, which yields MPRAGVRAVRAFLQKELQPWTMRWEEDFLGIPAAARAEAAAVVGARPGDISLTSTTSSGLVTVAQGYPWHPGDEVLAPLGEFPSNAWPWLALQSRGVSFREASLWEGQQAGASAWASRPPTIEDDLEGRLIAALGPRTRVLTLSWVRFQDGLKLDLPRLSVACRERGVHLVVDGIQGAGTAPVQLEGVSAFATGGYKGLLAPEGLGFLWTDEAFRQSLSPSGSWLSVEEATDFSRPSTDFNRAWLADGRVLEPGGPNLLQASALVESLRLLNEAGVTAIADHIALLQERLLEDLRGSRWSAEVNRLLALLRAGRLGSILAFHHGNLGMEGLNQIMKSGYRQGLFTSVREGYLRVAFHGYHTEADVDRVAAWLDRVSGTTS from the coding sequence GTGCCCCGAGCAGGGGTGCGGGCCGTGCGGGCCTTCCTGCAGAAGGAACTGCAGCCTTGGACCATGCGCTGGGAGGAGGATTTCCTGGGCATCCCCGCTGCGGCCCGGGCTGAGGCGGCGGCGGTGGTGGGAGCGCGCCCCGGAGATATCAGTCTCACGTCCACCACCTCCTCGGGTTTGGTGACCGTGGCCCAGGGCTATCCTTGGCACCCCGGGGACGAAGTGCTGGCCCCCCTGGGGGAATTTCCTTCAAACGCTTGGCCCTGGCTGGCGCTGCAATCGCGCGGCGTCTCCTTCCGGGAGGCGTCTCTTTGGGAGGGTCAGCAGGCGGGAGCCTCGGCCTGGGCAAGTCGGCCTCCCACCATTGAAGATGACCTGGAAGGCCGCCTCATTGCGGCCTTGGGGCCTCGCACGCGTGTGTTAACCCTGTCCTGGGTGCGTTTCCAGGATGGGCTCAAGTTGGACCTGCCGCGGCTTTCCGTGGCTTGCCGAGAGCGAGGCGTTCATCTGGTGGTGGATGGCATCCAGGGGGCGGGAACGGCGCCGGTGCAGCTGGAAGGCGTCTCGGCCTTCGCCACGGGTGGTTACAAAGGCTTATTGGCCCCCGAGGGCCTCGGCTTCCTGTGGACCGACGAAGCCTTTCGACAATCTCTGTCGCCTTCGGGCAGCTGGCTTTCGGTGGAAGAGGCCACGGATTTCTCACGACCTTCGACTGATTTCAATCGCGCCTGGCTGGCAGACGGCCGGGTCCTCGAGCCGGGCGGGCCGAACCTGCTCCAGGCTTCCGCCTTGGTGGAATCCCTGCGACTTCTCAACGAGGCGGGAGTGACGGCCATTGCGGATCACATCGCCTTGCTGCAGGAGAGGCTGCTGGAAGATCTGCGCGGCTCGCGCTGGAGCGCCGAGGTAAACCGGCTGCTGGCCCTGCTGCGGGCGGGAAGACTGGGTTCAATCTTGGCCTTCCATCACGGAAACCTTGGCATGGAAGGCCTCAACCAGATCATGAAGTCCGGCTATCGCCAAGGCCTCTTCACGTCGGTGCGCGAGGGCTACTTGCGGGTGGCCTTCCACGGCTATCACACGGAGGCTGATGTGGATCGGGTAGCCGCGTGGCTGGACCGCGTCAGCGGAACAACCAGCTGA